Genomic window (Arachis hypogaea cultivar Tifrunner chromosome 13, arahy.Tifrunner.gnm2.J5K5, whole genome shotgun sequence):
CCTTTCCAACAACTAATCCACTAGTTCAAACGAAATTCATCAAACAGCTTGACTATTTCAATAACTAAGTTAATTTGATTGGTAATTGCAAAACTTACTTTATAATTAAAGTTAACACAAAAATATCTGAATGTAATTTTATTGTACCATATGTATGCAAGACATCAACAACATATTACATTCAGTTTAACTAAACCAACCCAATATAAAGAAAAGGAGTTAAGTAAATCAATCAAATTCAGAATCCATTATCATGACACATTAAGTTCGTTTAAGAAGATTAATATGGATATCCCGAATGAGGTACAAAAAATTGGTGACTTACAAGAAAttttaaatctcaaaatatctttAGTTCTAGTGTGATCGTGCAAGGTCAAAGTTCAACAAAAACAGGTAAACTGTACAACCACAAAGGATGCCTTAAAATTAAGATAACTGTCTATCCAAATTGCAAAAACTCGTTGCACTACTCTCTTAAATAGTCCATACATCAACATGTTCAAAATTCTATCCTACAAAGCATCGTTGCAGAATAAACACAACGAATAAACAAGGCATATGCTCACCCACAATTTTATAAAATAGCAACAGCAAAACTTCATCGGCAAGTGCACTAGTGGGCCTAATTTTCACATaataaaattttcaccctggTCAGACCCAAAATGAAGAGTTGCAGTTGCACACAACATACTACAAACTCTCTTTAAAAATATGCACCATAACTCCTTATTCAAGCACAAAACAGTACTAAAAAGCTAAATTACTAATTAAAAGGAACTGAAATGCCAACAGAGTAAAGCAACTACATTCAAATATACAATTGGGTTTCTAAGTTCTAACCAAATATCCATCCTTTTATATCCATAAATACagcaatcaacaacaataatacttACATTGTAGTTTGGGCAACCCAAGAACAGTCTCCATGGATTAGAATCCGTCCCTGACCACCGCAGCACTGGTCTCGACTCGCAGCCATGGCAAACGCGATCATTCATTCCTCTCATGATACTTCCAAATGATCGTGGATTATTCGAGCTCCCAACTGCATTGCTCGCGCTTGCTGTAACAGTCGGACTTCAAAGATGGGGAAGACAAGAACAGAGAACCAAAGAGAAGAGAAGACAGAGCGATGTGGGCTTTaaaattaggaattagggttttaACTTGATTTGAGGGACCAAATTGATTCCGAACAGTTTATTCTGCCACATCAGCTAGCCGTTGTAATGCCTACGTGTCATGAAGCCTGCCAACTCAGCTTTTCGGTAGCATCAGGTGGGCAAAGATTGTCGGAAGGACAAGTTTGAGTCCCAGAGTGCAACTTGAGGAATAAATATGAGTAACTTTTAAGTTTAGGGACTACTATAGAGCTCGAGTACAACTTCAGAGACTACATTAAAGCTTATCTCGAGCTAAGCTGGTAGTTCATCCTTAATATTTGAGGCAGAGGTGTAGAAAACGGTGGCTGCGGAAACATAAGGAGTGggggataaaataaaaacaaagcaaAACACGGGATGGGGGAGATTAAACAAGAGTAAGACAAATGAGGTcggaatgaaattgaaatgaggCCGGAATGAAACTCAAATGGCGAAGAAATGCAAATTAGGGCGAAATGCAAATTCTTATTAAATTCACGCGTAGTAGTCATGAAATCCGTGTAGTAGTCATCGTCGTCGTTGTAGAAagagaaattaataataatagagagagaaaagaaaaaaaaaagggatagagagagaaagaaaacacaGAGCGTGTGTCTATGTGTGTGTGAGagcattctcttttctttttataattaatttggtcTGAGAGAGTGAATCTTGGAGAGATAAGCGCCTGCTCCTTCGGCATTTCCGCCAGAGACAAAGTTAACACCCCTTCTTCTATTAATcaatgcttcttcttcttcttcatccttcatCGTCTCTCTCACCCGTTCTCAACAACGTAAAATGCTCACCCTCTCACTCATGTTCCtgtcttttcttttttacttCCAGAAACTCTGATTAACGGGTTTTGCGGTTTCAGATTACGCGGACTTGATTTTTCCCTTTTGTCGAAAATGGGTGACAATGAAGACTCCAACAACAATATTGACATGATGCAAAGGCTTCAATCCTCATTCGGAACGACGTCGTCTTCGTCTTCTTCGTTCCTCAAACAGACTCTTACCATGGAGCAGCTCACAATACCCCAATTCCAACAAATGCGTGCTAATAACAATAATCAGCAACAACATTTCTACGGTGGAGATGGAATGAAGCGTGCGGGTATACCACCGTCTCACCCGCACCAGATCCCGCCCATTTCCCCATACTCTCAGATCCCGCGCTCCACACTCACTCACCACCAAATGGGttcacctacacccacccacacCCGATCCCTATCCCAACCATCGTTCTTCTCACTCGACTCTCTCCCACCGCTAAGCCCCTCTCCCTTCCGCGGCGCTGACTCCTCAACTTCAATCTCCGACCAAGCCTCCGCTGACGTCTCCATGGAAGATCGTGACGTCAGCAGCCACcaacagcaacagcaacaacacTCTCTCCTCCCTCCGTCTTCGCCTTTCTCATCTGCCCGGGGCACCGGCAACCCTCTGCCCCCTCCTCGGAAAACGCACCGTCGCTCCAACAGCGATATACCGTTTGGATTCTCCACCATTTTGCAGTCGTCGCCGCCGCTGATTCCGTTGAAGAAGCCTGCGCAGCTTGTTAAGAAGGAATCTGGTTCCTGGAGTAGCGCTGATCCCAATGCGGAGGGATCAGGGGAGAAGAAGCTCTCCCCTGAAGGTGAAGTAGTTGATGATCTTTTCTCTGCTTACATGAACTTGGATAGCATCAATGACGCGTTTAACAATAATTCATCTGATGAGAAGAACGGTAACgagattattataaataataacaatagtAATCGTGATGATTTGGATAGTAGAGCTAGTGGAACCAAGACTAGTAACAACAATGGTGGTGGGGATAGTAGTGATAATGAAGCTGAGAGTAGCGGCAACTCAATGATGAGTCAGAGTTGTGGGGAGAAGAGGGATGGCGTTAAGAAGAGGAGTGCTGCTGGTGAGGTTGTTGGCGGCGTCGCTCCCACGAGCCGCCACTATAGGAGTGTGTCTATGGATAGtttcattggcaagttgaatttCAATGATGAGTCGCCAAGGTTGCCGCCATCGCCTGGGTCTGCTCGGCCGCCTTCCTCAAATGGAATCGATGGGAACACCGGTGCTTTCAGCTTGGAGTTTGGGAATGGTGAGTTTAGTGGCCCTGAGTTGAAGAAGATCATGGCCAATGAGAAGCTTGCTGAGATTGCTATGATGGATCCTAAGCGTGCAAAGAGGTGTTGTATACCATTTGATATCCCAGTTGTGTTTGTTTTCGGCATTAGACTAGTTCAAAGTTCAACTGTCTTTTTGAAGATACAATTATAAACTGATTTCAACTCATTTGAACATGTTTGACCTACTCTCGAATTTGTTATATTCCAACATCCATGGTTTTTGAATTGAGCATTAATTGCGCCAAACTATAGTTTCCTAAGTATAGATTAAAACTATACAAATAGCGTGTGTTTTTAGTATTACACTTCTAGTAAGTTCTAATGCTTCAATGATTGACTCTATTTGGGACTGGATTCAAATCAGGATTCTGGCAAATCGGCAGTCAGCTGCACGATCCAAAGAAAGGAAGATGCGATACATTTCTGAGCTGGAACATAAGGTCCAGACCCTACAAACTGAGGCCACCACACTCTCTGCACAGCTTACTCTGTTGCAGGTGGGAGCATATTAATGTTTTCTATTGTCTGTTTTTGTTTAGTGCCGCGATCATGGTAATTGTTTTCTCACGCCGCTCCTTTCCTTTGCGTGAACACAGAGGGATTCTGTTGGACTCACTAACCAAAATAGTGAGCTCAAATTTCGCCTTCAATCCATGGAACAACAGGCAAAACTCCGAGATGGTATTTTTCTTCTTTACCTTAGGCAGTCTTTTGAATTTCTGTCaacttttgttttctttacttttttggtAAATGATCGAAACATGTACCCTTTCTTGTTTCGACATATGGCCTTGTGCAGATGAGTAGTTGCTTAGATTATATTGTTTGTCAATATACATTTTCAATACTTCCTATGATGAGTTTATTTCAGGTAACTGAATATAGGCTACAAAAGTTGGTTGTGCAGTCCCATAGAATAAAAACATGTATTTAAGGTTGAAAAAAGGAAATATCTTAGCTCACTTCTACAATACTTGAGTGTGGATAAGCTCTGTAGTAGAATTTTCATGTCATGATAAAGTTATTAGAAGCGTGGAAAAGGAAAGTTAAATAGCATGTCAAAAAATTGTTGATAGAGCTCCTATATGGTGTTTGGTTTTTAGCTCCTATAATTCCTAGATCTATAGTGTCGCTAGAGTCGCGGTACTTTTGTAAGAATTTCAGTTTTATGGTGGTTTGTGTGCAAGGCTTTGGCTACTGTTGCCTGGGCCTAATTGGATGGTAATTTCCATTAGAACTTCCCAGTAGCAGAGGAGATTGATGATTGAAGAGTAGCAGATATGCATGCTGACATTGACAGCAAACCCAAAATACCAAATATTGATAGAATTAATAACGCCTGTACCATTTGGAACAACCGTTATCTTTCTGTGCCAACTAAATCTAAAATGCTTAATCCAAAGGACTTATGTACTGAAGTTTTTCTTGTGTAACATACGTGATTGAAGACCTCTCAAATAATGGCACATGCATGCTTGAGTAATAAGAAACATCTACTTGTTATGTCTTTATCTGCATTTGCTAAATTTGACTATGCATGAGGGTTCCTTTGAATAGAGCGATTGAGTTATCTCTCATGTTGCAATAtttcaattatgaattatgattatgatggCTTGACCTTCATTATTTGAGGCATTGTTAAGAGTCATAATTGCTTGTCTGCTACATTTTATCCAATTAGTGGTAGTTGTCATTTGTAGCAGCACTATTGGAGACTAAAATTAATTCACTGATTGCTTTATTTATGCTTATTACTCGTGTGCTCTGTGTATCTCTACCAACAGCTCTAAACGAGGCTCTCACTGCCGAGGTTCAACGACTAAAGCTCGCTACGGCTGAGCTGAACGGGGAGTCACACTCATCCGGTTGCTTGATTCCGCAACATTCTGTCAACCCTCTGATGtttcagcagcagcagcaggcTTCTACTGCATCTCAACAAAACATTCATCTTCAACAACAACAGCGGCAGAATGGTAATACCAACTCACAAACCGATCTAAAACACTAATAACCTTCCGAAGGATGATGCTGTTACATTGCACTTGGTTCCGATTCTCCAGAAAAGTTTTTCTTAGTTGCAACTTGCAAATTGCAATCGTCTTAAGTTTTATTCCCATTGTCTGTCCAACTCGGACAGTAGTTTTTAGTTCATATATATACAGGTCCTAATTcctgttttatatttaaattataccttatatttaatatttaatttcagtatatatatataatataatattgaaTTGTAGCATTATTTGGTCATGATTTGTTTTGATGATGAAGTCTAGGGGGGAAAAATACTGTTCAAACTTCCTTTTGTAAATAATGACCATTCTATCATGGTTCCGTGCATTGATTCTTTGCCCAATTGCTTGTGTTTAGGGTGTTTTGGTTGACCAAATGCAAGTGTTCATTACTTTATTTTCTATGCTTATATAGATTGATAGGTGGTGGATTCCGCTTTATCTAAGCTAAAGTTAACTTTTTACATTCTAAAAGGGGATGATATTTCAAATGGTGGAAATCATTATACTTCTAATTACTCTTTTTTTAGTCTTTCCGAAAAGTTGTTTTATATCCTAgagataatatttaaataattgtcAATTATAGTTTGATTTTGATGACAATTAATCTCCGTGAATTTTTATACTAGATTGATCACCTTTACTTGTGATTGCATCTTCCAAAATTCTCCATTTGTGTCTACTTTTTTAACACTAGTTACTTAAgagcaaagaaaataaattttcataagcCCCTATTCATTGGCGTTAAACAGGGACAtatatatctattttaattttcaacGCCATCCTTTCTAACCCATGTCTGACCTAATTGTTTATTAGGTTTGTGCCTAACAGAATCAATCATCAACCATGGAAGTCTAAGAGAATGttcaatcaaaatcaaataatttaAGCGTGAGAACCTTAGCCAACATCTTATACTAGATCTAGGATTAGTCATCTTCGTTGGTCCCAATAGTCTGATCAAATAGGTATTGACGTGCTCTTTAATTATTAGTTATGTTTATTAATAAGGGTTATAATTATATGTGCAGTGATTAATAAGATTTACcttcaaattaaaactttaatCATTTATgtcgttttctaggttttttttttttttttaaaaagaacccTTTCAATATTACTTTATATTTGTCATTAGCAATTTAGCATTTCTAAGGAGGTACCTAATAAAGACATCTTGGAgtgaataccaaaaaaaaaaaaaaaaaaaaaaaaaccttgaagTAACTTTATGTTTGTCCCAAAAAAACAAAAACGGTTAACAATTGCACAATTTAGTTTATAATTGTGCtaaatatatttattgaaaaaactAGCCACTTCATAAACACTACTAGACACTATCATCTATGTTCAGctaattttctattatttttaagatgaaatatttttaaaaagttatgtTTTAGTAAAATTGCACACTACATCGTGTCAACTGGtgtattataaaaaaatgtgttacattttttttaaagacttacttttactactactactactactattattattattattattattattattattattattattattaatgcttaataaattaaaatataattaattattttaatgagaGAAAAGTGGGTAGTTTTTCAAGggatttttttcgaatttttttgaaataaattaaaaaaaatatttatttcagaaacatgttatttgaactttaattttctagatacatttttttgttttttaattttaatcaagTTTGCCGCACCTGTCAAACTTCTATAATTTTATAGAGGCTGCCACCTCCGGCGAACTTCACCTAAATTCTCCCTAAAACCCAACTCataataaaactcaaatttcTAAGCTATTATTATTGTCTCCAAGAATACATAAAAGTACACAGACAACCAACATGGCTTCTTCAACATCGCCGGCAATGGTAACCATTATCATCATTTTCAGACATACACAGGTACACAggaataagccatatttaacaaggATTTGTgtctattattaataaaaaaagagaaaatgacaaataggtcTCTGACCTTTTCTCCcatttgatatgtttgtttgagtgatttaaagttttgaaggcaaaaatggcttgaaagaaatggaaaaaaaagcatgcaaagtggagaattcaggAAGAAAAGAGGATTTGTTGaattcatggcgacgcgtacgcgtgagagggAAGTCtgccaggcgacgcgtacgcgtgacaagcattaCGGGAGCCACGTCAGACTTTTTCGTTGggtctgacggaggcatttggaatgagggactgatccgtccaagttttgtgaaggtcagggacttaaaagtatttttgtcaGGGACGAAAATTTCCGCGGGACAAAAggttagggacctatttgtccttttctaataaaaaaacattatttttccaaaaaaaaaaaatacgacTTATCCCCCAAAAAATATGACTTATTCCTCCGGTGTACTtctaggctgcgtttgtttctgaGAAGAGGATAAGACAAGACTCTGAGAACAAGACACaaaggacagagacacaaaattttgtgttcttatattctgtttggtgataaactaaaacaaattacgaaaatctaatttattctcatctttttattcaacaaatttgaaaaaaaaaaatataattataaaaagttaacaagaataatgaaagaaaaaataaaaaataagttgtgtcccttgttagtgtcttTTTGTCCTTCCTgtgatggacacaaaatacactaattcagtgttcCTAGACACAATGTTTCTGTCCATGTCTCATCTGTCAAACACAATTTTGTGTCTTCGTATCCTTGTCTCAGTATCTCGTCCCTAAAAAAAAACGCAGCACTATGTACTCTCGGGACGATGATAATAGTTGTCATTGCCCATTGTGAAACTTAAGAATTTGTATCCGTAAGTTATTAATGAGAATTCGAAGTGAAGTTCGACGGCGGTGAGGCGAACTtgcctaaaattaaaaaaaaaaagtatatgggGAATTAAAGTTCAAATCACGTATTTctggaaataaatattttttaatttatttaaaaagaaatccGTTTTTCAAGTAGTTAATATTAGggttggcaatgggtagggtagagtAGGGTTTGGACTCTATCCTAACCCTACTCCCAGAgttaaaaactttttaaaatttctacCCTATCCTACCTgtgggttgagaatctctcaaccctaatcctacccgcaccctaaagttATAAACCCTATCCTACCCGACCCAGCtcgcagaaaaaaaaaattcaagcaaatataaaattcaaccataGTAATTATACATataacatattaataaaataaaaaataaaaagctaaattcaaattaaaattaaaaacaataaaatgttaaaaaaatttaacataaaattacaaataatatgacTATCAACTAATTTAgtgtttatttcaatttttataagAAGAAGATTATGAGTTCAATACTCATTTTTTTCACTACATacataacttttacatatatatcatataatatattAGTGGTGTGGATAGAGTAGGTTAGGATATATCCTgaacccgtaccctaccctatGCGCAAATAAACTTGCACTGcatcctaccctacccgcagcgggTTGGATAGACAACTCTACCCGAACGAGTTGGTCCGGATTGGGTACCCGAGTAGGATATATATTTCTAGCCCTAGTTAAGATGACTACTTTAATATTATAATAGTTTACAATTTTAACCTCTTTAAAATGATGTAATAAATTATTTGTAAGAGTAATTGATAACCAAAAAAGACATCAACTCTGGGCATTCCCAGTTATGTAGTACATGGATATAGTGTATAGATAATTTTCAGTCTTTCAATTCTGTGAATGTTTTAGAAACCTTAAAAAAAGGACGTTTCTCGTACCAATGACTCTTAAGAATCGAAATGAAAAACAATGGGCTCAACTATTTGTTGCTGTTCATTTATAGGTCCAAAATCTATATGTTTTCGTATAGGATCCAAATCTTGGCTCATTATGATTAGAAGGATGATGAGGGCATAAGGCCTAACCTAAACCACCAACACCCTCctctcaacaaaaaaaattaaataaattttgattttaataaactGAAATGATTAATTTCAACCACATGTGTCAGGATGGCCGAGTGGTCTAAGGCGCCAGACTCAAGTTCTGGTCTTCGAAAGAGGGCGTGGGTTCAAATCCCACTTCTGACACTTTCTAACTTAATTTAACTTATGTCTCATTCTGGTTTATGCTTTGCCTTTTCACTTATCTATACGGGTTCCATATGGCTTTCGATTTGCACCAAAGCAATGGATCATCTGAAAGGGTTTCTCTTCTCTTGCAATAATGTACTGTATACTTTATTTGATTCGCACAATAGCATTTCtctaactattattattatgttgACTTGAATGCGGGGTCAActtatattttctgactgcaccACTTATTTATGGCACCGTGTTCTTCAGCGAATGATGGTTAGAAGTTAGAACCTCATTGATGAGAAATCTGAAAGTGGAGACCAATCAAATGTGTGCAATTCCGTTTAGAACAGCATCGCATCTTCACCATGAAGGAAATTCACTATAAATTGACAACTGTTTTGTTCCATCAAGTCAAATTTAGCATTAGATTCTTTGCaccaattttctgtaaaagatTCTTATCTCGAGACGAATTTTGCTTAAAGGTTCCTATAAACTTTGATTGGACGATACTAATTTGATCATTTCTAAGTATGCTCCAATTAGTTTGGGATTTGTGAGAAGAAAAACATTGCAAACACCCTTATCTTTGCTTGGGTGGTATTTTCATTCTACCAGTTATCAATGAATATGATCTAGTGTTTATTCTAAAATTCGTTTCTAATTTTTACCT
Coding sequences:
- the LOC112736952 gene encoding bZIP transcription factor 29, encoding MGDNEDSNNNIDMMQRLQSSFGTTSSSSSSFLKQTLTMEQLTIPQFQQMRANNNNQQQHFYGGDGMKRAGIPPSHPHQIPPISPYSQIPRSTLTHHQMGSPTPTHTRSLSQPSFFSLDSLPPLSPSPFRGADSSTSISDQASADVSMEDRDVSSHQQQQQQHSLLPPSSPFSSARGTGNPLPPPRKTHRRSNSDIPFGFSTILQSSPPLIPLKKPAQLVKKESGSWSSADPNAEGSGEKKLSPEGEVVDDLFSAYMNLDSINDAFNNNSSDEKNGNEIIINNNNSNRDDLDSRASGTKTSNNNGGGDSSDNEAESSGNSMMSQSCGEKRDGVKKRSAAGEVVGGVAPTSRHYRSVSMDSFIGKLNFNDESPRLPPSPGSARPPSSNGIDGNTGAFSLEFGNGEFSGPELKKIMANEKLAEIAMMDPKRAKRILANRQSAARSKERKMRYISELEHKVQTLQTEATTLSAQLTLLQRDSVGLTNQNSELKFRLQSMEQQAKLRDALNEALTAEVQRLKLATAELNGESHSSGCLIPQHSVNPLMFQQQQQASTASQQNIHLQQQQRQNGNTNSQTDLKH